The genomic window GATTTGGGCACAATCAGGACCGTGCAATTTCACCCAGTTTTATTCCCAGTTGCCTGCAACCCTCTAAATCATCTTTTTCAGGCCTGAATTTCACTTTTAAGGGATCTTCCACAAATTCCATTTTGGTATTCTTGAGAGCCTCTTCCATCTGTCTGATTGCACCTCCGCCCCAGCCATAGGATCCGAAAAATGATACCTTTTTGTCTTTGGGGCGCAAGCCTTTCAGGTAAGTCAGGAAACCACCCATTGTGAAGAACATCCCATTGTGCATTGTGGGAGACCCAAGGGCAAAGACCCGGCATTCCATTAATTCCTTGATGAGCATGCTCCAGTCATTTTTGCGCAGATGGAACAAGACAACGTCAGTGCCTGATGCCCGCACTCCTTCAGCAATTGCTTTTGCCATCATCTCTGTGCTGCCCCACATTGAATCATAGATCACAATCACCTTTTGGTTCCCTTTCCCCGATGCCCATTTTGCGTAGGCATCGATTATCCGTTGCGGATCGTTGCGCCATATAACACCATGAGAAGGGGCGATCATGTCAATCTGTAATCCTAGTTTCCCGATAGTTTCAAGATGTTTGAGTATTCGGGATGCAAAGGGTGTCAGTATATTGGCAAAATATATGGCGGCATCTTCCATCACATCTTCTACCTGGTCATCGAACCTCTTTGAGGTGGCAATATGCTGGCCAAATGCATCATTGGAAAAGAGGATATTATCCTCTTTGAGGTAAGTCTGCATGCTGTCTGGCCAGTGAAGCATGACTGCTTCAATAAACATCAGGGTCCTTTTGCCGATGTTTAATTCGTCCCCTGTTTTCACGGTCTCAAAATTCCAGCCACTACACCCGGATTCGGCATAATATTCATTAAGTCCGGTTTTGCCCCTTTCGGTGGCAAATATTTTGGCGTTTTGGGCAACTTCCAGAATCCGTGGCAGGGCACTGGAATGGTCCATCTCCACATGATTGGCCACAATATAATCTATCTTTGAGGGATCCACGATCCTGCTGATCCTTTCGATCATCTCGTCTGCAAAAGATGCTTTAACAGTGTCGATGAGGGTGATCTTTTCATCTACTATAAGGTAAGCATTATATGTGCCACCGCGGGGAGTTTCATAACCGTGGAAATCACGCAGGTTCCAGTCGATTACACCAACCCAGTAAACCCCTTTTGCAATTTCAAGTGGCTCTTCTGGAGTATCCACAAAATTCACCTGCCAGGTTTATGTCTGCATCCTGAAACCGGTGGCTTCATCCAGTAAACCATCAATGAGTTCATAGTGGCCACGCTCAAATTTGGCTATTTTGCTGAAAAATTCCTGTTCTGCCTTTTCGGTGGCTTTCTTCTCGAGTTCAAGATAGAAATATTCACTCTTTCTTTCAAAACGCAGTGCTCCAAGCATAATACCAATCTCTTCCAGATTGTTTTCTGTGAATTCCACGTTCAAAGATCCACGGAAATCAGGGATACTGGATTCAGGTATTTCGACTTCTTTTCCCTCGAGGAATTTGTGAAGGTACTGGGCATGGTGTTTTTCTTCCTCGGCCAGGAACTCGTAGGTTTTCTTTGCACCGGGATTGCCGGTAAGATTTGCTCTTTCAAGATAGAAGTCATGCCCCTGGTCCTCCAGGGCAATTGCCATTTCCACTGCTTCTTCAACCGTACTAATGTTCTCGAGTTCTACATCTACATCTTTGAGTATATCTTGCAATTTATTCAACTCCCACAATGAGTAGCTATTATATTTGACAACGTGAGTAATTAAAACTTATCTATGTGCGTTTTATCCCTGACTGCCACACGAGAAGGTTTTTCAGGAGATTCTGCAGGGTATCCCATGGGAATTACGGATGCCACATCAAAACCATCCGGAATGCCAAACATGTCCATTATTTTTTTGCCATGGAATGTAAGGGTGACTCCCGCCAGTCCTTCAGCAGTTGCAGCAAGCAGCATATTTTCTATGCAGGCATATGTTGAGCCTACCGCCTCATCCCCGAATTTCTTGTCATAACAGACCACGACAATAACGGACGCGGTCTCGATGGCCTTCTGCTGCTCTGGAGCTTTTTTTCTCATATCAGCAAGACGAGCCCTTAGTTTTTCATCTTTGACAATTATAAACTCCCAGGGTTCGCTGTTAAAGGCGTTCGGTGCCTGGGTGCCTGCATAAAGTATTTTGTCCAGTGTATCGGCAGGGACCTCGCGGGAAAGAAACTGCCGGGTGCTGGTGCGTTTCTCTATTGCTTCAAGAACTTCCATTAAATACCCCCATTATAATGACTGCAAACAACCTCTGTTTTTAAATGTAAATAACTTTTCCTGAAAGGCTCCTTTGCACTCTTTTTATTGATTCTACTAAAACAAAATGAAGAAATGAGTTTAGAAACATTGTTTTTTTGAGTAAAAGAAGTCATATTGCATGCTTATTGATAAAACACATTGCTGCGAAGTTGTTGAAACATATGAAATATAATATCCGGCAATTGCTGAATATTTAGTAGTAATACCTGAAGATTTGCCTGAACAATATAATCATAATCATATAGATATTATATAGGCAGGCATAGATGACCCAAAAACGCAATGCTGCTAATATGGCGAGTGTATTTTGATAAATCTGCTTTTTTTGACTCCCCTATTATAGATTCGTACTTATGGTACTAATCAGCGGTTCTTAGGAATATATAACCATTCGTGATGTAGATTAATGTGAAGTGGTAAGGGGTATGGTGGTGGTACCCGAACAGCTTCACTTGCCAGGGGAAGGAAGTGAGAGCGTTTGTTGTTGAAGGTGTTGACCTCCCGATGTCTATCGGGACTGTTAATTCCTTCCCTTGAAGCAAGTGGGCTGTTCCGGTTAACTGCATCCCTTTTGACCGCTATGAAATGAAAATAAGATCAGATCTCAACGGAGGTAAAAAGGAATGCAATGGAAGATAAGTGTGTTCTTGCTTGTAGCAATGTTATGCCTGGCCTTCACAGGCGCAGCTGCAGCAGAGGACAACGTTAAGTGCTGCTGGGAGAAACCCTGTGGCACAGAAGTAGAACAGTGTGATCAGGAGACTACATTTGTACTTAATGAACCTGACACTGAGAATGTAAATATAATCGTTAACGGCGGACAATGGTATTATGTAGATATGAATGATGACGGTTTAGTAAGTTCTGGTGATGTGAGACTTACAGGCTGGCATGATGAATATGGACCAAACACCAAAGTTCTGCCCGGTGACGATGACAACCTGCTTGGTGCGGATGAATTGGATGAACAGGACATAATCACATACTGGGACATCAATGACAATGGAATGTATGACCTCTATGACCCAGCGTATGTAGATGTCGACAACGATGGTCTTGTTTCTGTGGGTGATATCAGGCTGACTGATGTTCCACCAGTTGATGTATATTCCCTTGAAAACGCCGATCTCGGTGAACTTGTCATGGAAGCCGGTTCTGTAAACGATGCTAACAACCAGAGATGGAGTGTTGTTACCAGCGCTAACGATGCAGGACAGCAGGACAAGGGCATGACTCTTGCACACATCGGTAGCGGCTATCTAGAAGACCTTGTCGGCTATGTAGATGTTGATGCTTCCGGTGACTGGACCTGTCCAGACAAACTTTATATCAACCAGCCAGGAGACTGCTGGTTCGATGAAACCGTAACAATCGGTGACATTAGACTCTACATCCCAGCATATGATGAGCACAGCCCATCCTACAACCCAGATGAATGCATACCCGAATGTGGTACCAAGGTTGTACAGGGCGAGCATGACACAACATATGCATTGAAGGTCAACATTGGTGCAGATCTTGCAGCAGACCCAGATTATGCAATGAACCAGATCTATGTTGATATGGACGACAATGGAAAGGTATCATTCGGTGATATCAGACTTTCCAACATATCCACAACTTATCCACCAAACACAAAGGTTGGACCAAGCAACCAGGCAGACCTGGATAATGGACTTGAGGATTTGTCAAGTCAGGATATCTCTTACACAGACATTGACGGCCTTCCAGGATACAGTCTCGGAGATCCACTTTACCTCGACCTTGATGGAAGTAATGACGTAACTGCCGGCGACCTCAGGCTCAGTGACGTACCTGTCTTTGAGCAGGATGGATACATGCCAGGCGAAATTGGAGAGGCTTACACTCTTGTTGAAGCAGGTGCTCTCTCAGGAGATGAGGATGTCGGAACTGCACTTGCAGTCGCAGGATCCTTCGATGACATGGCTGGATACGTGGATTCTGACTGTACCGGAACCTGGACCTGTCCAGACAAACTCTATCTGCAGCAGCTCTTCGATGAGCGTGGAGACCTGTGCAATGTAGAGGATGTAGATTATTCCCCTGAGGAATACTACGACTGGTTCGTAACCGCAGGTGACGACAGGCTGTATGTACCAGTAAATGACCCACTCAGTCCATTCAACGGAACGGAGGAATGGCCAGAATGTGGTACCAAGGTAACCCTTTGCAATGTCGATATTGAGTATGCACTTAAGAACATCATGATTGATGTTGGTTTCATCGACAGGGACAAGGATGGAGAGTTTGACCAAACAACTCCCGAAATGTCTGATGCAGCATACCTTGACATGGACAGGAATGGACATGTATCAGTCGGCGATATCAGGCTGAACAACTTCACAATCAGTGGAGAACTCTTTGAAGCAAACACAAAGGTTGCAGAGCATGACGAGGACCTGAGGTTCGAGAAGCCTCTGAAACCACAGGGTAATGATCAGCTTGATGACCAAAATGATCCAAACTATGTCGGTGACACACTCACTGTTGATTACATGGGTACAACCCTGGTGTTCAACACAACTGATCAGCATGTCGGCTGGTTCGACACTGACTGCAGCGGAAGCTGGACCTGTGTTGATGCACTGTATCTGCAGGACCTTGTTGAAATTCCAGGTGGCTATGATGTTTCAGCAGGCATCGATGGAGATTCCGAAGACCTTGCTGTAACCCACATGGACTTCAGGCTATACATCCCACCAGACATGATCTGTGAAGAGGATAATGGAGACACTGGCAACGGTGACACACCACAGTACAACCAGTTTGATGCCAACGAGGATGGAGTAATCTCAGGAACTGAACTGTCTAATGCAATTGATGCATACTATGATGGAGCAATCAATGGCAGTGAACTTTCAGAAATAATTGATTACTACTACCTTGGAGGAGCAGGCTATCTCTGAAAAAGGTTTGTTGAGAGGTAAGTCCCCTCTCAACTTACATCTATTTCAGGGGGGTATATGATGAAAAATATGTTGAAAACAATAGGAATCGTAGCTCTATTGCTATTAGTGGCAATACCTTTGATATCCTCTGCTGCTGCAGAAAATGTCAGCAGGGACCTTTCATCACAGACGGTGGCACCTGGTGATACAATCACTGTGAGTCTTGATGTGAATGATCCCGATGATCGTATTATCATAGATGATATGGTTCCAGCGGGATGGTCCATTACAGATGCTGGTACCGGGGACATCTCAGAGACAGATCATATCAAATGGGTTGATTTCGGTGATGTAGCCAGTACAACCTACACCTATGATGTTCAGGTACCAATGAGTGCCAGTGGCACTTACAACTTTGATGGTAACTACATCCTTACCGGTGGCGTGGCTGAAGCATCCATTCTTGGAGAATCAGAGGTTACAGTCACTGCAGAAGGTAATGGAGACGCAATGGATGTCAGCAGGGACCTTTCTTCACAGACAGTGGCACCCGGTGACACAATCACCGTGAGCCTTGACGTGAACAACCCTGACGATCGTATCATCGTAGATGATATGGTTCCAGCGGGATGGTCCATCACAGATGCTGGTACGGGGGACATCTCAGAGACAGATCACATCAAATGGGTTGAATTTGATGGTAGTGTAGCCAGTACAACCTACACCTATGATGTTCAGGTACCAATGAGTGCCAGTGGCACTTACAACTTTGATGGTACCTACATCCTTACCAGCGGCGCAGCTGAAGCATCCATTCTTGGAGAATCAGAGGTTACAGTCACTGCAGAAGGTAATGGAGACGCAATGGATGTCAGCAGGGACCTTTCTTCACAGACAGTGGCACCCGGTGATACAATCACCGTGAGCCTTGACGTGAACAACCCTGATGATCGTATCATCGTGGATGAACTGGTGCCATCAGGCTTGACACTCACTGATGCCGGCACAGGAGATACTTCAGAAGCTGGCCACCTCAAATGGGTTGAATTTGATGGTAGTGTAGCCAGTACAACCTACACATATGATGTACAGGTACCAATGAGCGCTACTGATGGTACTGTCTACAATTTCGATGGTACTTATATCCTTACCAGCGGTCAAACGGAAACAACCATCACAGGTGAAATGCAGGCAACTGTAGAAGTAGAAGATGAGGTATCTGCAACCAGGGATATCATCCCCGAACCTGCAGAAGTCGGACCATGCGATGAGTTCAACGTCAGCATCGAAGTGATGAACGACGGTGTAGGTTCTCAGGTTGTTGAGACAATCCCTGAAGGATTCGAATATGTCAGTTCCACATTGGGTGTACCCAACAGTATTGTGGATGGAAATGAAGTAACGTTCATCCTTGACGGTGAAACAAGCTTCGAATACACTGTACGCGCCTCCAACGAGGAAGGCACACATGCCTTTGACGGTGTAGTAGAAGATACCGAGATGAATGAATATCCAGTTGGTGGGGAAACCACAATCGATGTGGTCCTTCCAGAAGGAATTGCAATCCAGCCAGGCTGGAACTTCATGTCAGTACCATCTGAACTGAACAACAGCAGTGTTGGCTATGTCCTTGCAGATGTCAACTATGATGCACTGATATACTACAATGCATCCGCAGGCACCTGGGACACTGTCACTGACTTCGAACCACTAAAGGGATACTGGATCAAGAGTGCCGAGAACTGCACTCAGGTCATTGCCGAAGACATGCTCGAACCTGAAGTTCCAGCAGTGCCCGCCACAATGACAGTCTACGAAGGCTGGAATGCTATTGGCTACACTGATTCAATGGACATACTGTCTGCTGAACTGGTACTCGGCTCGATCGATGAGTCCTACACAACCGTGAAGGGACCATACAACCCTGCCACAATGTCTTATGAGCAGGTTGGCCACAACGGTGAAACCGGAGTGATCTCTGGAATCCATGTAGGAACAGACGTCTACGACATG from Methanohalophilus halophilus includes these protein-coding regions:
- a CDS encoding nitroreductase family protein: MEVLEAIEKRTSTRQFLSREVPADTLDKILYAGTQAPNAFNSEPWEFIIVKDEKLRARLADMRKKAPEQQKAIETASVIVVVCYDKKFGDEAVGSTYACIENMLLAATAEGLAGVTLTFHGKKIMDMFGIPDGFDVASVIPMGYPAESPEKPSRVAVRDKTHIDKF
- a CDS encoding FprA family A-type flavoprotein yields the protein MDTPEEPLEIAKGVYWVGVIDWNLRDFHGYETPRGGTYNAYLIVDEKITLIDTVKASFADEMIERISRIVDPSKIDYIVANHVEMDHSSALPRILEVAQNAKIFATERGKTGLNEYYAESGCSGWNFETVKTGDELNIGKRTLMFIEAVMLHWPDSMQTYLKEDNILFSNDAFGQHIATSKRFDDQVEDVMEDAAIYFANILTPFASRILKHLETIGKLGLQIDMIAPSHGVIWRNDPQRIIDAYAKWASGKGNQKVIVIYDSMWGSTEMMAKAIAEGVRASGTDVVLFHLRKNDWSMLIKELMECRVFALGSPTMHNGMFFTMGGFLTYLKGLRPKDKKVSFFGSYGWGGGAIRQMEEALKNTKMEFVEDPLKVKFRPEKDDLEGCRQLGIKLGEIARS
- a CDS encoding COG1470 family protein, producing MMKNMLKTIGIVALLLLVAIPLISSAAAENVSRDLSSQTVAPGDTITVSLDVNDPDDRIIIDDMVPAGWSITDAGTGDISETDHIKWVDFGDVASTTYTYDVQVPMSASGTYNFDGNYILTGGVAEASILGESEVTVTAEGNGDAMDVSRDLSSQTVAPGDTITVSLDVNNPDDRIIVDDMVPAGWSITDAGTGDISETDHIKWVEFDGSVASTTYTYDVQVPMSASGTYNFDGTYILTSGAAEASILGESEVTVTAEGNGDAMDVSRDLSSQTVAPGDTITVSLDVNNPDDRIIVDELVPSGLTLTDAGTGDTSEAGHLKWVEFDGSVASTTYTYDVQVPMSATDGTVYNFDGTYILTSGQTETTITGEMQATVEVEDEVSATRDIIPEPAEVGPCDEFNVSIEVMNDGVGSQVVETIPEGFEYVSSTLGVPNSIVDGNEVTFILDGETSFEYTVRASNEEGTHAFDGVVEDTEMNEYPVGGETTIDVVLPEGIAIQPGWNFMSVPSELNNSSVGYVLADVNYDALIYYNASAGTWDTVTDFEPLKGYWIKSAENCTQVIAEDMLEPEVPAVPATMTVYEGWNAIGYTDSMDILSAELVLGSIDESYTTVKGPYNPATMSYEQVGHNGETGVISGIHVGTDVYDMGPYEGHWVYVTEEATLSGF
- a CDS encoding ferritin family protein, translated to MQDILKDVDVELENISTVEEAVEMAIALEDQGHDFYLERANLTGNPGAKKTYEFLAEEEKHHAQYLHKFLEGKEVEIPESSIPDFRGSLNVEFTENNLEEIGIMLGALRFERKSEYFYLELEKKATEKAEQEFFSKIAKFERGHYELIDGLLDEATGFRMQT